A stretch of DNA from Staphylococcus equorum:
GTAAAAGATGCTTTAGACTAAAAAATTACAATGAAGTTCAAGATGTTGGTTTAGATAGTGAAGACTTTTTAAATTTATTGAACGGTTTAGCAGATGAAAAAGGAATTGTAGTAAATGTTGTAGATGTCTTTGATTTTGAAGGATCTTTCATTAATGCAATCAAACGTATTGTAGGTAATAAAAAAATCATTTTAGTAGCCAATAAGTTAGATTTATTGCCTAAACAGATTAATAAACGTCGAGTTAAAGAATGGTTGAAGAAAACAGCAAGAAAATATGGTTTAGAAACTGAAGATGTTGTATTGATATCTGCAGAAAAAAATGAAGGAATAGATGATTTATTAGCATCTATTAACACATTACGTAATAACGACAATGTTTATATTGTAGGAACTACAAATGTTGGTAAATCTACGCTTATAAATAAATTAATTGAACGCAGTGTTGGTGAAAAAGATGTTGTTACTACATCTAGATTCCCAGGAACAACGCTAGACATGATTGACATACCGTTAGATGATACATCATTTATGTTTGATACTCCAGGCGTGATTCAAGAACATCAAATGACACATGTGGTAACGGACGATGAACTTAAAACGATTATGCCTAAAAAAGAAGTTAAGCAACGTGTATATCAATTGAATGAAGGTCAAACTTTATTCTTTGGTGGGATAGCGCGTATTGACTATGTTAGTGGTGGCAGACGTTCATTAGTATGTCATTTTTCAAACGAACTCAATATTCATAGAACTAAAACTGAAAATGCTAATGAATTGTGGAAAAATCAGTTAGGTGCATTATTGTCACCACCTCATAATCCTGATAATTTTGATTTACAAAATGTTAAAGCAGTAAGATTAGAAACAGGTAAAGAGAAGCGAGATGTGATGATTTCTGGATTAGGTTTTATAACGATTGATGAAGGTGCCAAAGTTA
This window harbors:
- the yqeH gene encoding ribosome biogenesis GTPase YqeH — its product is MTEILKCIGCGAPLQSEDPDAAGYVPEHNLHREDVICKRCFRLKNYNEVQDVGLDSEDFLNLLNGLADEKGIVVNVVDVFDFEGSFINAIKRIVGNKKIILVANKLDLLPKQINKRRVKEWLKKTARKYGLETEDVVLISAEKNEGIDDLLASINTLRNNDNVYIVGTTNVGKSTLINKLIERSVGEKDVVTTSRFPGTTLDMIDIPLDDTSFMFDTPGVIQEHQMTHVVTDDELKTIMPKKEVKQRVYQLNEGQTLFFGGIARIDYVSGGRRSLVCHFSNELNIHRTKTENANELWKNQLGALLSPPHNPDNFDLQNVKAVRLETGKEKRDVMISGLGFITIDEGAKVIVRVPKNVDVVLRNSIM